In the genome of Limnobaculum zhutongyuii, one region contains:
- a CDS encoding D-2-hydroxyacid dehydrogenase family protein produces MKLKCAIIDDFQNVALSMADWSSLRDRVEIFSLSQHISDEQELADRIGDCEIVIIMRERTPFTRSLLAKLPKLKLLITSGMRNAAIDVKAATAQGVTVCGTPSGSEPPMELTWALILGLARHIVPENNAFRQNGAWQSTVGVTLSGKRLGLLGLGKIGGRVAQVAKAFGMEVSAWSQNLTAERANEVGVELAPSKEALLESSDFVSIHLVLGERSRGLIGEAELNRMKSKAFLINTSRAAIVDQKALIDALSHQRIAGAGLDVFEIEPLPEGDILRTLPNVLATPHLGYVSDSNYQGYFQGAVEDILAYLAEKPIRQLS; encoded by the coding sequence ATGAAATTGAAATGTGCAATTATTGATGATTTTCAGAACGTTGCTTTATCTATGGCTGACTGGTCTTCACTACGAGACCGGGTTGAGATATTTTCTCTCTCTCAACATATTTCTGATGAGCAGGAACTGGCAGACAGAATTGGTGATTGTGAAATTGTTATCATTATGCGGGAACGTACCCCGTTTACCCGTTCGTTATTGGCTAAGTTACCTAAACTGAAACTACTGATTACTTCAGGTATGCGTAATGCCGCTATCGATGTGAAAGCGGCAACGGCTCAAGGCGTTACTGTTTGCGGTACACCAAGCGGTTCTGAGCCACCGATGGAGCTGACCTGGGCACTGATTTTGGGGCTGGCTCGTCATATTGTGCCGGAGAATAATGCCTTCCGCCAAAATGGGGCATGGCAGAGTACCGTAGGGGTAACACTCAGCGGTAAACGCCTCGGACTGTTGGGGTTAGGTAAAATTGGTGGGCGTGTTGCTCAGGTTGCCAAAGCGTTTGGGATGGAGGTTTCTGCCTGGAGCCAAAATTTAACGGCTGAACGAGCAAATGAAGTTGGGGTTGAATTGGCTCCATCAAAAGAAGCTCTGCTGGAGAGCAGCGATTTTGTTTCTATTCATTTAGTACTGGGAGAACGCTCTCGAGGGTTAATTGGTGAAGCCGAGTTAAACAGAATGAAGTCAAAAGCATTTCTGATTAATACCTCTCGGGCAGCAATTGTCGATCAGAAGGCACTTATTGATGCTTTGAGTCATCAGCGTATTGCTGGTGCAGGACTGGACGTATTTGAAATCGAACCATTACCTGAAGGCGATATTCTGCGTACGTTACCCAACGTCCTGGCAACACCTCATTTAGGATATGTTTCTGACAGTAACTATCAGGGTTATTTTCAGGGAGCGGTTGAAGATATCCTCGCTTATCTTGCAGAAAAGCCGATTCGCCAATTGAGCTAA
- the kdgR gene encoding DNA-binding transcriptional regulator KdgR — protein MAADDLDKQPDSVSSVLKVFGILNALGEEREMGISELAQQVMMSKSTVYRFLQTMKTLGYVTQEGESDKYSLTLKLFELGSKSLQNVDLIRYANVQMREISKQTKEAIHLGALDDDAIIYIHKIDSLYNLRMYSRIGRRNPIHTTAIGKVLMAWSDPQEVQETLSKITFTRSTDNTILCAEDFITVLEQAKEHGYAEDIEEQEEGLRCIAVPVFDRFGIVTVGLSISLPTIRFSEENKPEIIKMLHDAARNISSQMGYHNYPF, from the coding sequence ATGGCCGCGGATGATTTAGATAAACAACCAGACTCAGTCTCATCGGTACTGAAAGTTTTTGGTATATTGAATGCGTTAGGTGAAGAGCGTGAGATGGGAATCTCTGAGCTGGCCCAGCAGGTAATGATGTCAAAAAGTACGGTATATCGCTTCCTGCAAACTATGAAGACATTAGGGTATGTTACGCAAGAGGGAGAATCCGATAAATATTCCCTTACCTTGAAGCTATTTGAGTTAGGTTCAAAGTCATTACAGAATGTTGATTTGATTCGCTATGCCAACGTTCAAATGCGTGAAATATCTAAACAAACTAAAGAGGCTATTCATCTGGGGGCTTTGGATGATGATGCCATTATTTACATTCATAAAATTGATTCGTTGTATAACCTGAGAATGTACTCGCGCATTGGTCGCCGTAACCCAATTCATACTACGGCGATTGGTAAAGTATTGATGGCATGGAGCGATCCACAGGAAGTACAGGAAACGTTAAGTAAGATTACTTTTACTCGCAGCACAGATAATACCATCCTGTGTGCCGAAGATTTTATCACTGTGTTAGAGCAGGCTAAAGAACATGGCTATGCGGAAGATATTGAAGAGCAAGAAGAAGGACTGCGTTGCATCGCCGTACCGGTATTCGACCGTTTCGGTATTGTTACCGTTGGTTTGAGTATCTCATTGCCGACTATTCGCTTCTCTGAAGAGAACAAGCCTGAAATTATTAAGATGCTGCATGATGCGGCTCGCAATATCTCTTCACAAATGGGTTATCACAACTATCCGTTTTAA
- a CDS encoding MATE family efflux transporter: MQNQRIGALFARYAIPALIAMLVSGTYQIIDGIFVGRYIGSDGLAAINLAWPLIGVMLAVGLMVGIGIGSHVSLSRGAGDREIASSYIGQLPLLMIIPGILLSIILFLFGHKILAFQGATGKVLEYGNDFLIVVTCATPLVLGSIAAPYLMRNLNAPRLATTFMVVGALINILLDYVFIVLLEMELVGAALATVIAETTAMILALIYIFSRRSPVRVQRRHFKPRMDLSWKISKNGSSSLFMYLYLGATVVAYNFMFMRYGGAIEVAAYAVTGYLLTFYYLLSEGLAHGMQPIVSRFYGEKQIDSAKHVLKLAMMFSVGGGVLFTLALLLFPSLFAGFFAGDNQSLQQVIIHAIRISLFVLFIQGFFVVTEAFFQAIGEGHKALIITICNILIQLPFLFILPRYLGTDGIWLAMPLSAIFLMVPVLFLLIKQVKQMDQTIIV, from the coding sequence ATGCAAAACCAGCGTATTGGAGCGCTTTTTGCTCGCTATGCGATTCCGGCATTAATTGCGATGTTAGTGAGTGGTACCTATCAAATTATTGATGGCATCTTCGTTGGGAGATATATCGGTAGTGATGGGTTAGCCGCGATTAATCTTGCCTGGCCGTTAATTGGTGTCATGTTAGCGGTGGGACTAATGGTAGGTATCGGTATTGGTAGTCATGTTTCTCTGTCTCGCGGAGCCGGAGACCGTGAAATTGCATCATCGTATATTGGTCAGTTGCCGTTACTGATGATTATCCCCGGCATTTTGTTGAGTATTATTCTGTTTCTCTTTGGGCATAAGATTCTGGCTTTTCAGGGGGCTACCGGAAAAGTACTGGAGTACGGAAATGACTTTCTGATCGTCGTGACCTGTGCAACGCCTCTGGTATTGGGCAGTATTGCAGCACCTTATCTAATGCGTAATCTGAATGCGCCTCGCCTTGCTACGACATTTATGGTGGTCGGAGCGTTAATCAATATTCTGTTGGACTACGTATTTATTGTACTGCTGGAAATGGAACTGGTGGGTGCAGCTCTGGCAACGGTGATTGCGGAGACTACGGCAATGATATTGGCACTGATTTATATCTTTAGTCGCCGCAGCCCGGTAAGAGTACAACGACGTCACTTTAAACCTCGTATGGACCTTAGCTGGAAGATTAGTAAAAATGGTTCATCAAGCCTGTTTATGTATCTCTATTTAGGGGCAACGGTTGTTGCGTATAATTTTATGTTTATGAGATATGGCGGTGCTATTGAAGTGGCGGCTTATGCCGTAACTGGTTATTTACTAACGTTTTACTACTTATTGTCCGAAGGGTTGGCTCATGGGATGCAGCCAATTGTTAGCCGTTTTTATGGTGAAAAGCAGATTGATTCCGCTAAGCATGTGTTAAAGCTGGCTATGATGTTTAGCGTTGGAGGTGGGGTGCTTTTTACCCTGGCTCTATTGCTATTCCCTTCCCTGTTTGCTGGCTTTTTTGCCGGTGATAATCAAAGTTTGCAGCAGGTAATTATCCACGCGATCCGAATCTCTCTATTCGTGCTGTTTATTCAGGGCTTTTTTGTTGTCACTGAAGCGTTTTTTCAGGCGATCGGAGAAGGGCATAAAGCACTGATAATTACGATTTGTAATATCCTGATTCAACTACCGTTCTTGTTTATTTTACCGCGCTATTTGGGTACCGATGGCATTTGGCTGGCGATGCCGCTTTCCGCCATATTCCTGATGGTCCCGGTGCTGTTTTTGTTGATAAAACAGGTTAAGCAGATGGATCAAACTATCATTGTGTAA
- a CDS encoding LysE family translocator, with protein MTTIAYWLPEAFPLLVLAHGVALLSPGPDFFLLTGYAVRYRLKGSALICVGIALGNAIYIAIAIVGWSGLRHYTWLFNTIEIVGAFYLIYLGIMLWRSKPRVLEIGIEDAGPVAPVKQLALGLASALLNPKNALFYMSLMTVILGSQVTLVQQISSGIWMFLAVLIWDLFVAAVISLPLVQLRLGSSIHWIERSAGAVLLMMGFWLIIQAATGR; from the coding sequence ATGACAACGATAGCGTATTGGTTGCCAGAAGCGTTTCCGTTATTGGTTTTGGCTCATGGTGTGGCTCTGCTAAGTCCGGGGCCTGATTTTTTTCTTTTGACGGGCTATGCCGTGCGCTACCGATTGAAGGGAAGCGCGTTGATTTGTGTTGGTATTGCATTGGGGAATGCCATTTATATCGCGATTGCCATCGTGGGGTGGAGTGGGCTACGCCACTATACCTGGCTGTTTAACACGATTGAAATAGTGGGGGCATTCTACCTTATTTATCTGGGGATTATGTTGTGGCGCAGTAAGCCGAGAGTGTTGGAAATTGGTATCGAAGACGCGGGCCCGGTAGCACCCGTGAAGCAACTGGCTTTGGGGTTAGCTTCAGCGCTATTGAATCCTAAAAATGCCTTATTTTATATGAGTCTGATGACGGTTATTCTCGGTAGTCAGGTGACATTAGTTCAACAGATTAGTAGCGGTATCTGGATGTTTTTGGCCGTGTTAATCTGGGATTTATTTGTGGCAGCCGTGATTAGTTTACCGCTGGTGCAGCTGCGATTAGGTAGCAGTATTCACTGGATTGAACGCTCAGCGGGTGCGGTATTATTGATGATGGGATTTTGGTTGATAATTCAGGCTGCAACGGGCAGATAA
- a CDS encoding GNAT family N-acetyltransferase: MYSKLVVSLAEHPQYFDDVMEWCYREFWEGPRTDNFELKEFLNEHLKKNKIPCSLVALCDGRPVGSVHLMGREHDINPFFPCLSGLYVLPGYRKLGFGSMLIENALERARTNGFSNVYLAADESITYYVSRGWTVIAPDEQSELYIISRPSRIPFFPMNPNMLH, translated from the coding sequence ATGTACAGTAAATTGGTTGTTTCACTAGCTGAGCACCCTCAGTACTTTGATGATGTAATGGAGTGGTGCTACCGGGAGTTTTGGGAAGGACCAAGAACCGATAATTTTGAACTCAAAGAGTTTTTGAATGAACATCTCAAGAAGAATAAAATTCCCTGCTCTTTAGTTGCATTGTGTGATGGGAGGCCTGTAGGTTCAGTACATCTGATGGGAAGAGAGCATGATATCAATCCCTTTTTCCCCTGCCTGAGTGGTTTATATGTTTTGCCTGGATACCGAAAGCTTGGTTTTGGTTCAATGCTGATTGAGAATGCATTAGAGCGAGCCCGTACTAATGGTTTTTCGAATGTCTATTTAGCGGCAGATGAGAGTATTACTTATTATGTTTCCCGAGGTTGGACGGTGATCGCTCCTGATGAGCAAAGCGAGCTCTATATTATCTCAAGACCAAGTCGTATCCCCTTCTTTCCCATGAATCCTAATATGCTACATTGA
- a CDS encoding AzlC family ABC transporter permease: MSELISENKHPTGWSSFLRGCIAILPLSLAVLPWGILAGSMAIESGMTPAEGVGMSAIIFAGATQLAAMGMIKAGAGVMAIMVSAFFISSQHLLYSLTLRDRIAPLPLRWRLILGFLLTDELFALIGKHSAAEFDRWYALGVGLFFYIFWLLSTLAGVLAATQIENLGSYGLDFSIAATFIVIVVPLIKNIPTIVCVFTALILSIVLGYYHVPSSLIISGVTAMFAGLITSLVMGDKE, encoded by the coding sequence ATGAGTGAATTAATATCAGAAAATAAGCATCCAACGGGGTGGAGCAGCTTTCTGAGAGGTTGTATTGCAATATTACCGTTAAGTCTGGCGGTATTACCCTGGGGAATTTTGGCGGGTTCAATGGCAATTGAAAGCGGTATGACACCCGCTGAAGGCGTTGGCATGTCTGCCATCATCTTTGCTGGCGCCACTCAACTGGCAGCAATGGGAATGATAAAAGCCGGTGCCGGAGTCATGGCAATTATGGTCTCGGCCTTCTTTATCTCTTCACAACACCTGCTTTACAGTTTAACCCTGCGAGATCGCATCGCACCACTGCCGTTAAGATGGCGTCTGATTTTAGGGTTTCTGTTAACAGATGAACTGTTTGCATTGATTGGAAAGCACAGTGCCGCTGAGTTTGACCGCTGGTATGCCCTTGGGGTTGGGCTGTTTTTCTATATTTTTTGGCTACTATCAACGCTGGCTGGCGTGTTAGCCGCGACTCAAATAGAAAATTTAGGTAGCTACGGATTAGATTTTTCCATTGCGGCAACCTTCATTGTGATTGTGGTTCCGTTGATCAAAAACATTCCGACTATCGTTTGCGTATTTACAGCACTAATACTGTCCATCGTTCTGGGCTATTATCATGTCCCCAGTTCATTAATCATTTCTGGGGTAACCGCTATGTTTGCCGGATTAATCACTTCGCTGGTTATGGGAGATAAAGAATGA
- a CDS encoding diguanylate cyclase domain-containing protein, whose protein sequence is MIPVRLPNTEKQRIEILKSLQILDTPPSEQLDRVTRLAADFFNVPIALVTLIDSDRQWFKSCFGLSLTETPRDISVCSHAIMQRSVFVVPDLRKDPRFCHIPPVVKAPHLVFYAGCQIHSRQGIPLGTLCIIDSQKHKFSHDDERKLSDFAKIVEQYFHSLEETTYTRKVEDNLSNTESMFAQTFNQAAVGMANVSLTGQWLRVNPKLCELLGYPESELLNKTFQEITYPDDLNTDLGLLQDVLDGKIETYTIEKRYITKQKHIFWVLLTVSMVKNSQGMPHHFISIIVDINDKVSIEYELKKLTDELETRVKDRTEQLERMLHLVNEEVEQRIETQNLLNIEKERLKEITDNVPALVSCVNHQLHYTFNNKTYEDWFGLEVKSIVGMYMPDVIGKTSFRAAQRYIEKVIAGQKVSFENTLPTKEGLKYVQTTLIPNRDREQGEFYILSLDITELKQLQQTLIFEASHDMLTNLPNRRSFIDTLNNMLLDPEQHTWLALFFLDLDGFKGINDSYGHEFGDKVLQTVAEIIGKSVWQNDMAARLAGDEFTILFSHPDNPQHIVSAISQRLLQGLSEVTHIDQTPVKLSASIGIAIALNDDLLKPETLLSLADKAMYQAKQLGKGTFCIEYHS, encoded by the coding sequence ATGATTCCTGTACGGCTACCCAATACTGAAAAACAACGGATTGAAATACTAAAGTCACTTCAGATACTGGATACTCCGCCTTCAGAGCAGTTAGACCGTGTGACCCGCTTAGCGGCAGACTTTTTTAATGTACCTATCGCGCTGGTCACCCTGATTGATAGTGACAGACAGTGGTTCAAATCCTGTTTTGGTTTATCGCTAACTGAAACTCCGCGAGATATTTCGGTATGCAGCCACGCTATCATGCAACGATCGGTATTCGTCGTTCCTGATCTGCGTAAAGATCCGCGTTTTTGCCATATTCCGCCGGTAGTAAAAGCCCCTCATCTGGTGTTTTATGCCGGCTGCCAGATTCACTCTCGTCAGGGAATTCCTCTGGGTACGTTGTGTATCATCGATTCCCAAAAACATAAGTTTAGCCATGATGATGAACGTAAACTGAGTGATTTTGCCAAAATTGTTGAGCAATACTTCCACAGTCTGGAGGAGACCACCTATACCCGCAAAGTTGAAGATAACCTGAGTAATACTGAATCTATGTTTGCTCAAACCTTCAATCAGGCTGCCGTGGGGATGGCTAATGTCTCCTTAACCGGACAATGGTTACGGGTAAATCCAAAACTTTGTGAACTGTTGGGCTATCCTGAATCAGAATTGTTAAATAAGACCTTTCAGGAGATCACTTATCCTGACGATTTGAATACCGACCTCGGTTTATTACAAGATGTATTAGATGGAAAGATAGAAACCTATACCATTGAAAAGCGCTATATCACTAAACAAAAGCATATTTTCTGGGTGTTACTGACGGTCTCAATGGTGAAAAACAGTCAGGGAATGCCCCACCACTTTATTTCCATCATCGTAGACATTAACGATAAAGTGTCCATTGAGTATGAACTTAAAAAATTAACCGATGAATTGGAAACCAGAGTCAAAGACCGCACAGAGCAACTGGAAAGAATGTTGCATCTGGTCAATGAAGAGGTGGAACAGCGGATTGAGACTCAAAATTTACTGAACATTGAAAAAGAGCGTTTAAAAGAGATTACGGATAACGTCCCTGCTTTAGTCAGCTGCGTTAATCATCAGCTTCACTACACGTTTAATAATAAAACCTATGAAGACTGGTTTGGTTTGGAGGTCAAAAGTATTGTCGGAATGTATATGCCTGACGTTATCGGCAAAACCAGCTTTCGGGCAGCTCAACGTTATATTGAAAAAGTGATTGCTGGTCAAAAAGTCTCGTTTGAAAATACCTTGCCCACCAAAGAGGGCTTGAAGTATGTTCAAACCACGTTGATCCCTAACAGAGATCGTGAGCAGGGTGAATTCTACATTCTTTCCCTTGATATCACCGAGCTTAAACAATTACAGCAAACTCTGATTTTTGAAGCATCCCACGATATGCTGACGAATTTGCCAAACCGCAGATCGTTTATTGATACCTTAAACAATATGCTGCTCGATCCGGAACAACACACATGGCTGGCGTTGTTTTTCCTGGATTTGGATGGATTTAAAGGAATCAATGACAGCTATGGTCATGAGTTTGGCGATAAAGTTTTACAGACCGTCGCTGAAATTATTGGTAAATCGGTATGGCAAAACGATATGGCCGCGCGTCTCGCCGGTGATGAGTTTACTATTCTGTTTAGCCACCCGGATAATCCTCAGCACATCGTGTCGGCAATTAGCCAACGGTTACTACAGGGGCTATCTGAAGTTACCCATATTGACCAAACCCCCGTCAAGCTTAGTGCCAGTATAGGTATTGCGATTGCGTTAAATGACGACCTGCTCAAGCCGGAAACCTTACTATCGTTAGCGGATAAAGCAATGTATCAGGCTAAACAGCTGGGTAAAGGTACGTTCTGCATTGAATATCACTCCTGA
- a CDS encoding zinc-binding dehydrogenase: MQKQTLSWCWSQPGRPDELELNHTAIPYLEDDQVLIANSVTGLNPVDWKFIEQPFDLWQPGHVPGVDGMGVIIAKGSRVTHLRIGMRVCYHTNLRTNGSFSHHTMVSAKAVIPVPDGVSDESAAALPCPGLTAWQAMKKVPELKGKRVLVSGAGGAVGSILTQLLIRQGALVYATASSINHARLGHWGVIQSFDYKDDDWRQQLRQQLGSHALYAAFDLVSGEHAATLGALLGYYGHLVCVQDRLEHSPVGPFTTCISLHEIALGAMHQHGSDAQWAELVSAGQSLLADIGRGALVLPKFQLGSFEQLPESLTELKRNDRAIKYLIQN; this comes from the coding sequence ATGCAAAAACAGACCTTATCATGGTGTTGGTCACAACCCGGCAGACCTGATGAACTGGAACTTAATCATACCGCGATTCCTTATCTGGAAGACGATCAGGTATTGATTGCCAACAGTGTAACCGGACTCAATCCGGTGGACTGGAAGTTTATTGAGCAGCCTTTTGATTTATGGCAACCAGGCCATGTTCCTGGTGTTGATGGAATGGGCGTTATTATCGCTAAAGGTTCACGGGTAACTCACCTGCGTATTGGAATGCGAGTGTGTTACCACACCAATTTACGTACTAATGGCAGTTTCAGTCATCACACGATGGTATCAGCGAAAGCGGTTATTCCCGTCCCGGATGGGGTTAGCGATGAATCTGCGGCCGCATTACCTTGTCCTGGATTGACCGCATGGCAAGCGATGAAAAAAGTACCTGAACTCAAAGGGAAGCGCGTGTTGGTCAGCGGAGCGGGTGGTGCGGTAGGTTCTATTCTTACCCAGTTACTGATTCGTCAGGGGGCTTTGGTTTATGCAACCGCCAGTTCAATTAATCATGCCCGTTTAGGACATTGGGGGGTAATTCAATCCTTTGATTATAAAGATGATGACTGGCGGCAACAGCTAAGACAGCAGTTGGGTTCTCATGCATTATATGCAGCATTTGATCTGGTAAGTGGTGAACATGCAGCTACGTTGGGAGCATTGCTGGGATATTATGGACATCTGGTTTGTGTACAGGACAGACTTGAACACTCACCGGTAGGGCCATTTACTACCTGTATCTCTCTGCATGAAATTGCTTTAGGGGCGATGCATCAACATGGTAGTGATGCTCAATGGGCTGAATTAGTCTCCGCCGGGCAGTCACTTCTGGCTGACATTGGTCGTGGAGCGCTGGTTTTACCTAAATTTCAGTTAGGGAGCTTTGAACAGTTACCAGAAAGCCTGACTGAGCTGAAACGTAATGACAGAGCTATTAAATATTTGATTCAGAATTAA
- the rnz gene encoding ribonuclease Z, which yields MELIFLGTGAGTPSKERNVSSLVLNLLSERNSFWMFDCGEGTQHQILHSSIRMGRLEKIFITHLHGDHIFGLPGLLSSRSMGGSQDPLTLYGPPGIKAFVETTLSLSGSYLTYPLEIIEIQPGKVMDDQHFCVTALPLVHGIESFGYRIEEADRPGTLDASRLLAEGVPAGPVFQRLKAGEQIQLDDGRVINGQDYLGPAQKGRVLAIFGDTAPGENSLVLAKDADVMVHEATLEASMAEQANNRGHSTTQQTAELAKTAGAKRLIITHFSARYGTEESLRLLAECQAIFPSTEMASDLAVFAL from the coding sequence ATGGAACTGATTTTTTTAGGTACCGGTGCCGGTACGCCAAGTAAAGAAAGAAATGTGAGCAGTCTGGTACTGAATCTGCTTAGTGAACGCAATAGTTTTTGGATGTTTGATTGTGGAGAGGGAACCCAGCATCAGATTCTGCATTCTTCCATAAGGATGGGGCGTCTGGAAAAGATTTTTATCACTCATCTGCATGGGGATCATATTTTTGGCCTGCCCGGGCTGCTCAGCAGCCGCTCAATGGGTGGGTCTCAGGACCCGTTAACGCTATACGGTCCACCGGGGATTAAAGCGTTTGTTGAGACAACCTTGAGTCTCAGCGGTTCTTATCTGACTTACCCATTGGAGATTATAGAGATTCAACCGGGGAAAGTAATGGATGACCAACATTTTTGCGTCACTGCCTTACCGTTGGTGCACGGTATAGAAAGTTTTGGTTATCGAATTGAAGAAGCGGATAGACCCGGTACATTAGATGCTTCCCGGCTGCTGGCTGAAGGAGTACCTGCGGGCCCAGTTTTTCAGCGTCTGAAAGCGGGTGAACAGATTCAATTGGATGATGGAAGAGTGATTAACGGTCAGGATTACCTTGGCCCCGCTCAGAAGGGGCGTGTGTTAGCAATATTCGGTGATACCGCTCCCGGTGAGAATTCATTAGTGTTGGCTAAAGATGCCGATGTAATGGTTCATGAAGCCACACTGGAAGCATCAATGGCCGAGCAGGCTAACAACCGGGGACATTCTACAACTCAACAGACTGCTGAATTAGCAAAAACGGCCGGAGCCAAACGCTTAATAATCACTCATTTTAGCGCTCGTTATGGAACAGAAGAGAGCTTACGTTTGCTGGCTGAGTGTCAGGCGATCTTCCCATCAACTGAGATGGCCAGCGACTTAGCGGTATTTGCACTTTAG
- a CDS encoding NAD(P)H-dependent oxidoreductase produces MSKILIINAMKKFAHSNGELNLTLHHAAADFLREAGHEVKETIIDHGYIVEDEIEKYLWADTVIYQQPGWWMGAPWILKKYIDEVFTEGHGRLYASDGRSRSDTNKKYGSGGLIQGKTYMLSVTWNAPQEAFDDPSQFFEGVGVDGVYLPFHKANQFLGMKPLPTFLCVDVMKQPDVENNLKRLREHLATVFA; encoded by the coding sequence ATGAGTAAGATTCTGATTATCAATGCAATGAAAAAATTTGCTCACTCTAATGGTGAGTTGAACTTGACGCTGCATCATGCCGCAGCCGATTTTTTACGCGAGGCTGGACATGAGGTAAAAGAGACCATTATCGATCACGGCTATATTGTGGAAGATGAGATTGAAAAATATCTTTGGGCTGATACGGTGATTTACCAACAGCCAGGCTGGTGGATGGGTGCGCCATGGATACTTAAAAAGTATATTGATGAAGTGTTCACTGAAGGTCATGGTCGCCTGTATGCCAGCGATGGTCGTTCTCGTTCAGACACTAATAAAAAGTATGGCTCAGGTGGTTTGATTCAGGGAAAAACGTATATGTTGTCAGTTACCTGGAATGCTCCACAAGAAGCCTTCGACGACCCGTCACAATTTTTTGAAGGTGTAGGTGTTGATGGCGTTTACCTGCCGTTCCACAAGGCGAATCAGTTTTTAGGTATGAAGCCACTTCCCACCTTCTTGTGTGTTGATGTGATGAAACAGCCTGATGTAGAGAATAACCTTAAGCGTTTGCGTGAACATCTGGCGACGGTTTTTGCCTGA
- a CDS encoding AzlD domain-containing protein, translating into MIWLVIFTTALVVFVNRYLFLEPSLPIKLSPTIKKLLGFSIPAILTAICGPIIFLDDHGFREIPLNPYFIGAVISVLLALFIRNTLVSVILSLVIFMLLKQVILS; encoded by the coding sequence ATGATCTGGTTGGTTATTTTTACTACGGCATTGGTTGTATTTGTAAACCGTTATCTGTTTTTAGAACCCAGTCTGCCAATTAAACTCAGTCCCACTATCAAAAAACTGCTGGGATTTTCGATACCGGCAATTTTAACTGCTATTTGTGGGCCAATCATTTTTCTGGATGACCATGGATTTCGGGAGATTCCTCTTAATCCTTATTTTATTGGTGCTGTTATTTCTGTTTTACTGGCGTTGTTTATTCGTAATACGCTGGTCTCAGTGATTCTTAGTCTGGTGATATTTATGTTGCTGAAACAGGTGATACTTTCCTGA
- a CDS encoding AraC family transcriptional regulator, which yields MVQQVKSVKQEYWRYDALPHIELRSTHQSRIGYKAHLHQALSVGAIEEGCTRVNYAGREYVAGAGELVLIEPEAVHSCNPIEGGSRSYHMLYLDTAWCLERLSSLLSFPVEHIYCDCFAVRDSTLFMQYLALVNLIQQGNVESIPELLDRFTFTLFSRYCSSTASGEPDRAVTLYMRQRLQENLIAPPSLSQLAEELSLRPETLIRIFFHDVGITPKAFVNNLRIEYAKQLLRQGEEIVDVAQSSGFSDQSHFHKLFVSNTAATPGQYQLSRSISDNH from the coding sequence ATGGTTCAGCAGGTTAAGTCAGTGAAACAGGAATATTGGCGGTATGATGCATTACCCCATATTGAGCTGCGTTCGACTCATCAGAGCCGTATTGGTTATAAAGCCCATCTGCATCAGGCTCTCTCTGTTGGCGCAATAGAAGAGGGCTGTACTCGTGTTAATTACGCTGGCCGTGAGTATGTAGCGGGTGCCGGTGAACTGGTACTGATTGAACCCGAAGCTGTACATAGTTGTAATCCGATAGAAGGTGGAAGCCGTAGTTATCATATGCTTTATCTGGATACGGCATGGTGTCTGGAGCGCCTCTCTTCTCTGTTATCTTTCCCGGTAGAGCATATCTATTGTGACTGCTTTGCCGTTCGTGATTCGACACTGTTTATGCAATATTTGGCGCTGGTTAATCTAATACAACAGGGAAACGTTGAGTCAATACCTGAGCTTCTCGATCGTTTTACGTTCACGCTATTTAGCCGCTACTGCTCATCAACAGCCTCCGGTGAGCCCGATCGAGCGGTGACTCTCTATATGCGCCAGAGGCTGCAGGAAAACTTGATTGCTCCCCCTTCATTATCTCAGTTGGCTGAAGAACTCAGCCTGCGACCAGAAACCTTAATTCGTATTTTCTTCCATGATGTTGGCATTACGCCAAAAGCCTTTGTGAATAATTTACGCATTGAGTATGCCAAACAGCTGCTACGACAAGGGGAAGAGATTGTCGATGTGGCGCAATCAAGCGGATTCAGCGATCAGAGCCATTTTCATAAGCTTTTTGTGTCCAATACGGCGGCAACACCCGGCCAGTATCAACTGAGCCGATCAATTTCTGACAATCATTAG